CCGAGTAATAATCCTGCCCAACTCACCATCTTCtgtcctctttctctctctctaaccCCCTCCTATCgttttttttctaatacaaGAAAACACTATCTTTGTGCTAGGATCTGCTACAGCACCCCCATGTTCACTTACAATGGACCCACCAATCAAAATGGGTCTTACCCCAagcttcctttcttttttcctactTCTCCCACAATTCCTTTTTTACTAATAGCattaaaataaaggataaataacAACCACCTCCTTTGAGATTTCGTGTAATTacaatactttttaattatttgaaacactgctaatatatttttgattttaacGTTCGTCCAACAGCTCAATCTGTTATATTTCCATCcatttttatagtgaactaaccaaaatacctttgtagattaaaaattataattttatttatttatttatttattttttggactaaacGGATagcttttataatttttaaaaatttcattcacCTATTCGATTTTacaagttttttaatttttttaaaaaaataaaaaaatacaataaggcaaaattgataatttcataccttcatccaaaaattacataattttttcaaacatcaggagttatttgtaatttttcaaacaatgaagaaGTATTcgcaattataaaaatttcaaaagagctTGTTGCAATTtacctaaaataaattataatatttttttaatatattgaacaatacttcattttaatcaattcatcaatataacaataaaaaataaattacaataattcacATAGAATTCTATTaagacataattttttgtcctacaaattcttatgtctTAAAGTTCGGACAAATACATTTACACTTCttgatctataatttatttacataaattatcgTTATCTTTTACGCAATTATAGAAATCACCTCTAACAGTATAACAATCAGGGttatttgtgtaataatgttgacgtttttttaatattgtgtgtgtaattttttgaaaaataggaATGATCGCgtaatcaatattaatattttctggTGGATGTATGTAcacttttcagaaaatatgagGGATTTTTGTAAATACGTTAGAAAGTATAGGATGTAGATGTaattacctatatatatatatatatgatgaccTCAACATTATTTATGCATaacaaaaacattaatatatcaatataaatgtttagaaaaataaaagcaatttaaaagttaaaataattgcaaaagaatgaaatattctttatggttaaaaaaagaaaaataaaaaaatgaaaataagtttaagataaattataaaagactCTCCTATATTAactgtaattacaaatatatacctttatattatttataaaattataaatatctcgataaaattaactattatttaacAAGTATTTTTAAgattgtctaacaaatattcctaaatgtgaaaaacaaacaaaatagaaaggaCTGTTATACTCCCCTTCcctgaagtttggtgtaattacacctaaattttatgtggtttgagaaattatattttagcaCTTTTGAAacttgctttcatctaacaaattagtttctccattaattaaaattcactgaatttgtcgatattaacagaaaaattgaatgaaaattgatattaaccctcgattgacttattagtgacttattgcaggtcaaataattttttcgactaaactacccttgtaacggtaaagatatacctcttcacatgcattaatcgTAAAGAcgtataaggataattacgtcataaaaagatttatttgatttacaataaattagtaatatgtcaattgggggtaaatatagatttttttttgttaatatcataattttgactaatgacgggacttatttattataaaaaataaattttataaatattagatgtaattttataaattataagaaatctaaatatgattatattaaactttaagatagaaaagtgtaattatcccaaataaGAACTACTGCTAGAGGAATTTTGAGTCAAAGTCTTGGGAAGCTAAGATGAGTGGTTGACTGCAATATTGACTCCAGCACCCGGTTGCAcctaataaaaactaaattatttcatcCACCCATTACTCAACTGAAACacaggaaaaaagaagaaaaagagatcacAGAAACAGACATACCCAAAAGGAATTGCAGAGAAGAGAACAAATTACAGAATTCCTTCttacatctctctctctctctctctctcccctctgTTGTCTGatcctttctttctctcttccttCTTTGCTTGCGCTTAGCAAAGAAGGAAAGGGAGAAAcaatttctatttctttttcgaACAAGAGAGAAACAAAAGAGGAGAActgtgtatatacatatatacatagttCTTTGTATATATGCTCTTGTGTTGAAGTTGCGATATTTGTTGggcagaaagaaaaagaggggGAAAGATGTTGGTTGCGAACAGttttgattcatggcaaaagGACACCTTCTTTTCTGCAGCGGAGGAGGTCCAACAATCTGCCGACATGTAAgtttgtgtttttgtgtgtgtgtgtgtgggcgTCAAATTTGTTTATGACCATTTCTTGTTCCTCTTTTTGTGTTGATTCTGTTCTTTATAATGTATGTCGATCTGGGTCTGGTTTATTTCTCGGATTCTTCCCTTGGCTTAGGTAAAGTTTGCTTCTTTCTGATTGTGCGTGCAATTTCTGTGGGTGTTCCGTTTTCATGCCTTCATCTTTTTTTCGTTCCTGGTGGATTGGAATTTGAGCTTTGAAGTGTCTTAAGGAGGTCTTGAAAAGATgtatcttcttttttctttctctgatGTAAGGGTGAATTGGATTTGTGTGCTTTCCTCGTATGAATTGgttgtgttttggagataaagtTTGATAATAGCTGGAGTAGTTGTTGTGTATAAGTGTTTCCTTTTGGACAGGGAAAACTTGATGAAACTTGTTATAGGGTCCTACTCTTATAAGATGGATTTCTTGTATATGGTATGTGTAGTTAAATAGTTTAAtcaatttctctttcttcGTTTGTTCTTAACTGTAACTTTTGATTGCAAGTttcaaatatatgattttggtAGAGTGCACCGCGCTTGACAGGGTCGTCGAAGTACTAGTTGAGAATCATTCACTGAAAATAGCCTTCTGCCTTGTATTTTTGGTTTGGCAGAATGGAATCAGCTTATAGGACATGGCTCAGAGCAAGGAGAGAAGGATTGATGCCTCAGCATTTAGATGAACTTGGAAGAGAGCTTCAAATGGCTTTAGGCACTGCGAAATGGCAGGTCAGTATCTCATTTTGTTTCAGGCTAAGTTAGAATTTTCTTGGTTTTACCTACTCCATCTTCGAATCTTCTCCTTAACCTTATAAAACAATTTTTGTTGGTCTTGTTTTTCCCAATTTGATGCATTGCATGTCAAAATGAACATgttctttattatttagatGGAAGAGTTTGAAAGGGCTGTTCGTATGAGCTACAGAAGTCATGgtgatgatattaaaattagccGGCATAGGCAATTTCTTTCTGCTATAGAATACCAAATTTCCCAAGTTGAAACAGCACTGAGGGAATCATTTAACGAGGAAGGGAAGAAACCATTTCGCTGGGTGAATTTGGATGAACAAGAATGTGAtgatttagctgtttttcttTCTGGAACTTCTGGGGCAACACAAAGGATCACAGATGGAGATGTAACTGTTGGAGCTGTGGTAACTGGTTCCCTTAATGAGAAAAACCACATGGGAAAAGATAGCAATCTTGGTTCCAGAGTTGGTTCCAAAATCCAACTCTTAAATCAGGGAAATAGCCCTGAAGAAGTCACAATTAACGAAGATGCCAACTGCGTCATGCAGCCAGAAGACAGCAGACTCCCAGAGATGGGGGATGAAGTTAGCCGTGAAGCTGATAGAATTGCTAGTAATCGCAAAACCTGGAGTTCACCAGATGGGAATGCCCTGGAGATTGTTATTGATAGGGATGATAGACAGAAGAATGCATTC
The window above is part of the Sesamum indicum cultivar Zhongzhi No. 13 linkage group LG2, S_indicum_v1.0, whole genome shotgun sequence genome. Proteins encoded here:
- the LOC105155687 gene encoding uncharacterized protein LOC105155687, whose translation is MLVANSFDSWQKDTFFSAAEEVQQSADIMESAYRTWLRARREGLMPQHLDELGRELQMALGTAKWQMEEFERAVRMSYRSHGDDIKISRHRQFLSAIEYQISQVETALRESFNEEGKKPFRWVNLDEQECDDLAVFLSGTSGATQRITDGDVTVGAVVTGSLNEKNHMGKDSNLGSRVGSKIQLLNQGNSPEEVTINEDANCVMQPEDSRLPEMGDEVSREADRIASNRKTWSSPDGNALEIVIDRDDRQKNAFIEATPKEKAFRPFFWSSVGLDHLGAKGGALSRAQLKVINWINQRLRGQRSHRQQQVAQVSPVNSIRFVLGLMLTIFLVVPFLVYTT